A genomic window from Primulina tabacum isolate GXHZ01 unplaced genomic scaffold, ASM2559414v2 Contig850, whole genome shotgun sequence includes:
- the LOC142535170 gene encoding uncharacterized protein LOC142535170 produces MKPGETLAEFYERFSSVIIELTSLEKEYSNREIALKVMRGLPREWDVKTIAMRVSKDLNKLELHDLFADLKAYEFELRIRTEEDPSTSQQTKALPATIVNLPVKESSGKKSAEQLSNEAMPRKDEKKSGDRRRVKDNKRFIKKKSQRVLVAEEEKDKWAESEYERSIFEESSSESEDEKVECLMAKEDQESTDEMVFDFNSDEFTQVDLFTALHDMVDEFKRLSQQFNEAKIEKQNLENKLTLSSCSQQKEVNGLRVKLSLLTAENDDLRRLFHATLKENKRLINTETKKKELEESIWFLDSGCSRHMNGSKDLLSEVIYYKGPTITFGDNSKGKAVCKGNIMLTGHREQNTYKVKWNDDCLSAPTCFVALNGNKNWLWHKRLNNLNFKSIATIRKLKLVSGLPNIDFAKDRFRNACQLGKQVRSTFESKGRNSSARCLELLHMDMFGPIPVTSLWGKKYTLVVIDDFSRFTWVTFLNSKDQTTDQLIKLLKRLQNEKSEAVDKIRSDRGTEFLNRFLSSYLEDHGIKHELSAARSPQQNGLAERRNHTLKEAARTMLTKSGYSAVSKAYRVYNQRTLTVEESIHIVFDESSICHDNNSNSIHDLINNLDATNLEASSDDEVDLRKIGGITSKESPTAQEQTQQVNELEDIQQTQMEVALKQEEGIIQPTELNPYGPCLQWKK; encoded by the exons AGGTCATGCGAGGTCTTCCTAGAGAATGGGATGTAAAGACTATAGCAATGCGAGTATCAAAAGATCTAaacaaactggaacttcatgATCTCTTCGCCGATCTTAAAGCGTATGAGTTCGAGCTACGAATACGAACTGAAGAGGATCCATCCACATCGCAACAAACAAAGGCACTGCCAGCTACCATAGTGAATCTTCCGGTCAAAGAGTCCTCAGGTAAGAAATCTGCCGAGCAAttaagcaatgaagccat gccaagaaaagatgaaaagaaatcaGGTGACAGAAGAAGAGTTAAAGACAACAAAAGATTCATCAAAAAGAAGAGTCAGCGAGTCCTAGTtgcagaagaagaaaaagacaAATGGGCTGAATCAGAATATGAAAGATCTATTTTTGAAGAATCTTCAAGTGAAAGCGAAGATGAGAAAGTAGAGTGTCTCATGGccaaagaagatcaagaatctactgatgaaatggtatttgactttaactcCGATGAATTCACACAAGTAGATCTTTTCACCGCACTTCACGACATGGTAGATGAGTTTAAGAGGCTATCACAGCAGTTCAATGAagccaaaatagaaaaacaaaacTTGGAAAACAAGTTAACTCTCTCTAGCTGTTCGCAGCAAAAAGAGGTTAACGGTTTGAGAGTAAAGTTAAGTCTGCTAACAGCTGAGAATGATGATCTGCGAAGATTGTTCCATGCTACTTTGAAAGAAAATAAACGGTTGATAAATACA GAAACAAAGAAAAAGGAGCTAGAAGAATCCATCTGGTTCTTGGATAGTGGCTGCTCTAGACACATGAATGGAAGCAAAGATCTCCTGTCAGAAGTAATCTACTACAAAGGTCCAACAATCACCTTCGGTGACAATTCTAAAGGTAAAGCTGTTtgtaaag GTAATATCATGTTAACTGGTCATAGAGagcaaaatacatataaagtTAAATGGAATGATGACTGTCTTAGCGCACCTACCTGTTTTGTCGCCttaaatggaaataaaaattggctttggcatAAACGACTCAATAAtcttaatttcaaatctattgccACTATCAGAAAACTTAAATTAGTATCTGGATTGCCTAACATTGATTTTGCCAAAGATAGATTTCGCAATGCTTGTCAGTTAGGTAAACAAGTCCGGTCAACATTCGAGAGCAAAGGAAGAAACTCATCAGCAAGATGCTTGGAACTTCTTCATATGGACATGTTCGGACCAATACCTGTAACAAGTTTATGGGGAAAGAAATACACTCTAGtagttattgatgatttctccagATTTACATGGGTAACATTTCTAAACTCCAAAGACCAAACCACTGATCAACTAATCAAGCTGCTCAAAAGACTTCAAAACGAGAAAAGTGAAGCAGTTGACAAAATCAGGAGTGAtagaggaactgaatttctaAACCGATTCCTGTCATCCTATCTTGAAGATCACggcataaaacatgaattatcagCAGCAAGATCACCTCAACAAAACGGATTAGCTGAAAGAAGAAACCACACATTGAAGGAAGCAGCTAGAACCATGCTAACGAAATCTG gatattcagcagtgagcAAAGCATACAGAGTTTATAACCAAAGAACACtcactgttgaagaatctatacacattgtatttgatgaatcatctATATGTCATGACAACAATAGTAAcagtatacatgatttaataaataatcttgatgCAACTAACCTTGAAGCAAGCAGTGATGATGAGGTAGATCTGAGAAAAATAGGGGGAATCACATCAAAAGAAAGTCCAACCGCTCAAGAACAAACTCAACAGGTGAATGAACTAGAGGACATCCAACAAACGCAGATGGAAGTAGCACTgaagcaagaagaaggaattattCAACCAACCGAATTaaatccatatggaccatgtctcCAGTGGAAAAAATGA